One genomic segment of Actinomycetota bacterium includes these proteins:
- the ssb gene encoding single-stranded DNA-binding protein: MAGVNNITIIGNLTGDPELRYTPNGTAVANFRIAVNRRWQDNAGEWCEDVSYIPVTVWKKLAENCSESLKKGDRVVVNGRLQMRTWETKEGQTRNVLEIIAKVVASSLEWATTEITKNPKHEEDTDEVEESDDLPF, encoded by the coding sequence ATGGCAGGTGTAAATAACATAACAATAATTGGTAACTTAACAGGTGATCCTGAACTACGATACACTCCAAACGGAACTGCTGTTGCAAATTTTAGAATAGCTGTAAATAGAAGATGGCAGGATAATGCAGGTGAATGGTGTGAAGATGTAAGCTACATTCCAGTTACAGTGTGGAAAAAACTAGCAGAAAACTGCTCTGAATCTTTGAAAAAGGGGGATAGGGTTGTTGTAAATGGGAGACTACAGATGAGAACATGGGAAACTAAAGAGGGACAGACCAGAAATGTACTTGAAATCATTGCAAAGGTTGTAGCCTCATCTCTTGAATGGGCAACTACTGAAATCACAAAGAACCCAAAACATGAGGAAGATACTGATGAAGTAGAAGAATCTGATGATTTACCATTTTAG